A single Elaeis guineensis isolate ETL-2024a chromosome 15, EG11, whole genome shotgun sequence DNA region contains:
- the LOC105034053 gene encoding UPF0481 protein At3g47200-like, with amino-acid sequence MMARENGVPDIMEENSNVRDNPEAAWIEEIQGNIQAASVRTPPWENLERTREESNTNLSIFRVPTSLRRQNPEHYQPKVVAIGPYHRGNSELLIQDEAKWSCVNHFVSQHSFNVERWLLDIMTSEEDARMYYSDNVSMERHSFLEMLLLDGCFIFMAFKAMDSLTFRPEWPSDQIMLDLLMLENQIPFFVLVQLYNGIGGEQTFRNFARSFDEPYTGTFIHYVLRSLDQTHMIGDLDPPIPTERVLHLLHLFRLSLHPSWFRPINVARVNIIDHIFRTPTVVPSATELQYRSAVTFKQHSGSILDISFCNGVMKIPLLEINDGVQTILHNLIAFEQCYHQMDPRVTAYAQFMNCLITKERDASLLEERKILLNRLPTSNDAALFFSKLSPRARSRAVYLKSLIDDVNKYHKKKRHRWYADLKFNYFFNPWVTISVVYGAVILILTFMQTYYSAHG; translated from the coding sequence ATGATGGCAAGAGAAAATGGGGTACCTGACATCATGGAAGAGAACTCAAATGTCCGTGACAACCCAGAGGCGGCATGGATCGAAGAGATTCAGGGCAACATCCAGGCGGCCTCTGTCCGGACGCCACCTTGGGAGAATCTGGAGCGGACAAGGGAAGAATCGAACACCAATCTCAGCATCTTCAGGGTCCCCACAAGCCTCAGGCGACAAAACCCTGAGCATTACCAGCCGAAGGTTGTCGCCATCGGCCCCTACCACAGGGGCAATTCCGAGCTGCTGATCCAGGATGAAGCCAAGTGGTCGTGCGTGAATCACTTCGTCTCCCAGCATTCATTCAACGTCGAAAGATGGCTCCTTGATATTATGACGTCGGAGGAAGACGCTCGCATGTACTACTCAGACAATGTGTCCATGGAGCGCCATAGCTTTTTAGAGATGTTGCTGCTCGATGGCTGCTTCATTTTTATGGCTTTCAAAGCCATGGATTCCCTTACGTTCCGCCCGGAATGGCCGTCAGACCAAATCATGCTTGACTTGCTGATGCTCGAGAACCAGATCCCTTTTTTTGTCCTAGTCCAACTGTACAATGGGATCGGTGGGGAACAAACATTCAGGAATTTTGCCCGGAGCTTCGATGAGCCTTACACTGGCACTTTCATTCATTATGTCCTCCGTTCCCTTGATCAGACCCATATGATTGGGGATTTGGATCCCCCTATCCCCACTGAAAGAGTCCTCCATTTGTTGCACCTATTTCGCTTGTCCTTGCATCCTTCCTGGTTCAGGCCCATAAATGTAGCCAGAGTGAACATAATAGACCACATTTTCCGCACTCCAACTGTTGTTCCTAGCGCGACAGAGCTCCAGTATCGATCTGCTGTGACGTTCAAGCAACATTCAGGCAGCATCTTGGACATAAGTTTCTGCAACGGGGTGATGAAGATCCCGTTGTTGGAAATTAATGATGGCGTCCAAACAATTCTCCATAATCTCATCGCCTTTGAGCAATGTTACCACCAAATGGACCCTCGTGTCACAGCCTATGCACAATTCATGAACTGCCTGATAACCAAAGAAAGGGATGCGAGTCTGCTTGAAGAGAGGAAGATCTTGTTGAACAGGCTACCCACCAGCAACGATGCGGCCCTTTTCTTCAGCAAGTTGAGTCCAAGAGCCAGAAGTAGGGCGGTATATTTAAAAAGCCTAATTGATGACGTGAATAAATATCACAAGAAGAAACGACATAGGTGGTATGCTGATCTAAagttcaattatttcttcaatccATGGGTGACCATCTCGGTAGTGTACGGTGCTGTCATCCTCATTCTCACCTTCATGCAAACCTATTATTCTGCCCATGGCTAG